GCCTCGTAGAGCGGGAAGCGGGCGGACTGGCGGGTCTCGCCGTCCGCCATCAGCCCCAGCCAGGCGAGATCGGTGCGGATCGCGGCGACGAACGCCTCCCTGGACCGCTCGGCATCGGTATCGTCGATGCGCAGCAGGAAGCGGCCGCCATATTTGTGCGCCCACAGCCAGTTGTGCAGCGCCGTGCGGATATTGCCGACGTGCAGGGTGCCGGTGGGGGAGGGCGCGAAGCGGGTGGTGATCGTCATCGCCGCCGCTTAAGCCGATTCGGCGGCGGACGGAAACGGCCGTGCAGCGAAAAAGCGCGATGCGATCGGATCTTCGGGGCTGATGCCGATCAACCGCCCCTTTCCCTGTGGGACCTGCGCCGCTAAGGGCGGGGCTCGCAAGAGTATCCGTGGGGACGCAAATCGATGAAGCTGCTGGCCGGCAATTCCAACCTGGCGCTGGCGCGAGAGATCGCTGACTATCTGGAAATTCCGCTGACCGACGCCAGCGTCCGTCGCTTCGCCGACGAGGAAGTGTTCGTCGAGATTCACGAAAATGTCCGGGGCGAGGACGTGTTCGTGATCCAGTCCACCTGCTTCCCCACCAACGACAATCTGATGGAGCTGCTGATCTGCATCGATGCGCTGCGCCGCGCATCGGCCAAGCGGATCACCGCGGTGGTGCCCTATTTCGGCTATGCCCGGCAGGACCGGAAGCCGGGGCCGCGCACGCCGATCTCGGCCAAGCTGGTCGCCAACCTGATCACCGTCGCCGGCGCGCATCGCGTGCTTTCGATGGATCTCCATGCCGGCCAGATCCAGGGTTTCTTCGATATCCCGACCGACAATCTCTATGCGGCACCGGTGATGTCGGCGGACATCCAGGCGCGCTTCGGCGATCGCAACCTGATGGTGGTCTCACCCGACGTCGGCGGCGTGGTGCGCGCCCGCGCGCTCGCCAAGCGCCTCAACAACGCGCCGCTCTCGATCGTCGACAAGCGCCGGGAGCGCGCCGGCGAATCGGAAGTGATGAACATCATCGGCGACGTCGCCGGCCGCTTCTGCATCCTGATCGATGATATCGTCGATTCGGCGGGCACGCTGTGCAACGCCGCAGCCGCGCTGAAGGAAGCCGGTGCCGAGGAAGTCGTCGCCTATGTCAGCCATGGCGTGCTCTCGGGTGGCGCGGTGGCGCGCGTCGAGGGGTCCGCGTTGCTCGAACTGGTGATCACCGATTCGATCGCGCCACCCGACGCGGTGCGCGACGCGAAGAAGGTCCGCCACCTGCCGATCGCGCCGCTGCTGGCAGAGGCGATCAAGCGCATCGCCGACGAAAGCTCGGTGTCCTCGCTGTTCGACTGAGCGAACGTCCCTCCCGCGCCGCGGGAGGGGGATAGACCTCAGTTCGGGTTGTCGGCGGTGCTGCCGCCCTGGCCGACCGCGCCGACCTGGCCGATATTGCCGAAGATCTCTTCGAAGAAGCTCTTCTCGCGGCCCAGCGTCGGCGTCTTGCTGCCTTCGGGCGAGATCGAGACGACCTTGTCGAGCCCGGTTTCCTGGACGGTGGCGACGACATCGTTCTTGTCGAACGTCACCTTGAGCACGGTCTGGTTGACGGGCTTGGGCTCGGCGAAGGCGAGCTGGCGCGACTGGCGCGAGAAGTAATAATATTCGCCGGTGTTGAACTGGCCCATGAAGGTCGGGCGGCCAAGCGTACGCTCCACGGAGGCGCGATTGTCCAGCCCCGGCTGGATCGAGCTGACCAGCACCGGATCGAGGATGAAGCCCTGGTGCGTCCGCACGCGGCTGCACGCCGCCGTCGATGCCAGGATCGCGGCCGTGCAGGCGATCATCGCCACCCGCCGCATCGTAACGCTCATTGAAAACTCTCCCGGCATTCGCAACCCGCAACACTCCTGCGCGCCATGGCCATTGCATGGGCGCAACTCTGCCTCAATATGCCGGTCGGCAGCGGCAAACAAGGGCGCCGCCGGGCAAGGAAGACGAGACGAGGATGGGTTTGCTGTCGCGGCTGCTGGGCCGCACCGAGGATCGAGCGGCGCTGGCGCCGCTCTATGCGGCGGTGGTGGCGCGTGCGCGCCAGCCGCACTGGTATCTGGAAGGCGCGGTCGCCGACAGCCTGGATGGCCGGTTCGACATGGTCGCGGCGATTCTGGCGCTGACGTTGATCCGCATGGAACGGGAGCCGGAGGCGATCCCGGCGTCGTCGCTGCTGACCGAAGCGTTCGTCGACGATATGGACGGGCAACTCCGCGAGATCGGCATCGGCGACATCATCGTCGGCAAGAAGATCGGCAACATGATGGGCGTGCTCGGCGGCCGGCTGGGCGCGTATCGCGCGGGGCTGCGCGGTGACGGCGATTTTGCCGCCGCGCTCGTCCGCAACCTCTATCGCGGCGCCGCGCCGGCGCCGGCGGCGCTTGCGCATGTCGAGCAGCGATTGCGCGCGTTCGACGCGGCACTGGCGCAAACGCCGTTGAAATCGCTGCTGGACGGGGATCTGCCGGCATGACCCCCGAATTTTCGCGGACGTGGCCCGCCGGCGAAATCGGCGACCGTCCCCGCGAGGTTTCGATCGAGGCTGACGAAGCCGAGCGCGCGGCACTGGCGAAGCGCTTCGCGATCGTCGCAATCGATCGCCTTTCGGCTGCCGCGCGGCTGCAGCGCCGCGCTGACGGCATTTACGCCGAGGGCCGGGTCTC
The window above is part of the Sphingomonas sanxanigenens DSM 19645 = NX02 genome. Proteins encoded here:
- a CDS encoding ribose-phosphate pyrophosphokinase, whose product is MKLLAGNSNLALAREIADYLEIPLTDASVRRFADEEVFVEIHENVRGEDVFVIQSTCFPTNDNLMELLICIDALRRASAKRITAVVPYFGYARQDRKPGPRTPISAKLVANLITVAGAHRVLSMDLHAGQIQGFFDIPTDNLYAAPVMSADIQARFGDRNLMVVSPDVGGVVRARALAKRLNNAPLSIVDKRRERAGESEVMNIIGDVAGRFCILIDDIVDSAGTLCNAAAALKEAGAEEVVAYVSHGVLSGGAVARVEGSALLELVITDSIAPPDAVRDAKKVRHLPIAPLLAEAIKRIADESSVSSLFD
- a CDS encoding outer membrane protein assembly factor BamE, which encodes MSVTMRRVAMIACTAAILASTAACSRVRTHQGFILDPVLVSSIQPGLDNRASVERTLGRPTFMGQFNTGEYYYFSRQSRQLAFAEPKPVNQTVLKVTFDKNDVVATVQETGLDKVVSISPEGSKTPTLGREKSFFEEIFGNIGQVGAVGQGGSTADNPN
- a CDS encoding ubiquinol-cytochrome C chaperone family protein, which translates into the protein MGLLSRLLGRTEDRAALAPLYAAVVARARQPHWYLEGAVADSLDGRFDMVAAILALTLIRMEREPEAIPASSLLTEAFVDDMDGQLREIGIGDIIVGKKIGNMMGVLGGRLGAYRAGLRGDGDFAAALVRNLYRGAAPAPAALAHVEQRLRAFDAALAQTPLKSLLDGDLPA